A part of Propioniciclava coleopterorum genomic DNA contains:
- a CDS encoding restriction endonuclease subunit S: MSFRELRLSRVARIKLGKMLQTEPASGADIEADYLRAAHVQPNGLILDLGDDQRMWFGPKELLDHDLRADDVVIVEGGAGYGRSALIRTPRPGWGFQNSIVRVRPKPGIADGAFLDYVLQARLFDGSIPLVCSTATIPHFTAEKVAAFPVPVPPLSEQQAIADFLGRETAKIDALIEKQTALIERLRERRDSVWSRLYQAVESDEVPVRRMVSSLVDGPFGSSLTSAHYSEAGVRVIRLGNIGINEFRDEDQAFVSEAYGHQLSAHSALPGDVVMAGLGDERMPLGRAAVVPSGLGSAIVKADCYRLRPIPGVLASYLAWALSAPPVRPQALDLSREQPAHG, encoded by the coding sequence ATGAGCTTTCGCGAACTCCGCCTGAGCCGGGTCGCGCGGATCAAACTCGGGAAGATGCTTCAAACGGAGCCGGCAAGCGGGGCAGACATTGAGGCCGACTATCTGCGTGCGGCACACGTTCAGCCGAACGGCTTGATCTTGGACCTGGGCGATGACCAGCGCATGTGGTTCGGACCCAAGGAACTCCTTGATCACGACCTTCGGGCCGACGATGTGGTCATTGTCGAAGGAGGGGCTGGCTACGGTCGGAGCGCGCTCATCAGGACGCCGCGTCCCGGTTGGGGCTTCCAGAACTCGATCGTTCGGGTGCGCCCCAAACCTGGCATCGCTGATGGTGCGTTTCTGGACTATGTCCTGCAAGCTCGCCTTTTTGACGGCAGCATTCCGCTCGTGTGCAGTACCGCCACGATTCCCCACTTCACCGCCGAGAAGGTTGCAGCCTTTCCGGTCCCAGTCCCGCCCCTCTCCGAGCAGCAGGCGATCGCCGACTTCCTCGGCCGTGAGACCGCGAAGATCGACGCGCTGATCGAGAAGCAAACGGCGCTCATCGAGCGGCTGCGCGAGCGGCGTGACTCTGTGTGGTCACGCCTGTACCAAGCCGTGGAGTCCGATGAGGTCCCCGTCCGGCGGATGGTCAGTTCGCTTGTTGACGGGCCGTTTGGGTCGTCGCTCACGTCGGCCCACTACTCCGAGGCAGGTGTCCGGGTTATCCGACTGGGCAACATCGGAATCAACGAGTTCCGGGATGAGGACCAGGCGTTCGTCTCAGAGGCCTATGGCCATCAGCTGTCGGCGCACAGCGCCCTTCCTGGCGATGTCGTCATGGCCGGGCTCGGCGATGAACGTATGCCGCTAGGTCGGGCGGCGGTAGTGCCAAGCGGGCTTGGCTCGGCGATCGTCAAGGCTGACTGCTACAGGCTCCGTCCGATCCCGGGCGTCCTGGCCAGCTACTTGGCCTGGGCGCTGTCGGCACCTCCGGTTCGTCCCCAAGCGTTGGATCTTTCGCGGGAGCAACCCGCTCACGGCTGA
- a CDS encoding multicopper oxidase domain-containing protein produces the protein MNPTVAPRPAEPGAPAGRGRSRSRRLRDRVAIVWLAAAVVISVVHRWVPSATWLMIHLVLLGALTHSAMVWSEHFAHTLLRSLPDDAGRRRQDQRIGLLGVGSLLVFVGVPTQWWWVVLAGATLVAGAVVWHAVHLVAVMRRALPNRFRIVTQTYVAAAICLPVGLGFGVALAFGLPEEWHGRLVVAHMGANLLGWIGLTVTGTLVTFWPTMLRTRMDDRAEVLAREALPIQLIGLTVLLAGAVVGWRPLAISGLLVYGLGVAWWGRALVRPLRAHGLREFAPASVLASLVWAGVGLIWVGWLLATSPTWAGVAEVIPTVAGLFAVGFAAQLLSGALSYLIPSVMGGGPSVVRAGRDWFDRGATVRLIVINGGLLLWLLPVASWVKVTTSSVVLVALAAFIPLLLGGARASGAARRALAAGEPLPAPAERPFFSLNQVIAGVTALVLAVTLGVAADPAASGLPTTQAATAGSGAVAPTGNTTRVEVVAKGMSFIPNSITVPAGDRLVIVLRSDPSNTLEHDLILPTGRTPRIKAGETAELDAGVITADVQGYCSVAGHRQMGMTLDIVAEGAPAGHGAGAAPGAGGATHQMGGTGTGEAIPANPAETLQRTVDPVLPPLTDAREHQITLRVTEVPLEVAPGLWQTRWTFNGAGVGPTLHGRVGDVFEITLVNDGTIGHSIDFHAGALAPDKPMRTIAPGESLVYRFTAERAGIWMYHCSTMPMSTHIAAGMTGAVVIEPDGLDPVDHSYVLVQSEVFLANAATAPDQAREIDSDKVVAEKPDRVVFNGIANQYDLSRFQARVGERVRFWVLDAGPNRASAFHIVGGQFDTVWTEGTYLLRQGKAALGGTDGGSQVLPLQPAQGGFVELSFPEAGNYPVVSHIMVDAERGAHGYVEVAP, from the coding sequence ATGAACCCCACCGTGGCCCCACGCCCCGCCGAACCGGGCGCGCCCGCCGGACGCGGGCGCTCGCGCAGCCGACGCCTGCGCGACCGCGTGGCGATCGTCTGGCTGGCTGCCGCCGTGGTGATCTCGGTCGTCCACCGCTGGGTGCCGAGCGCCACCTGGCTGATGATCCACCTCGTGCTGCTCGGCGCGCTCACCCATTCGGCCATGGTGTGGAGCGAGCACTTCGCGCACACCCTGCTGCGCTCCCTGCCCGACGACGCCGGACGCCGCCGCCAGGACCAGCGCATCGGCCTGCTGGGCGTCGGTTCCCTGCTGGTCTTCGTCGGCGTCCCCACCCAGTGGTGGTGGGTCGTCCTGGCCGGCGCCACGCTCGTCGCCGGGGCGGTCGTCTGGCACGCCGTGCACCTCGTCGCCGTGATGCGCCGCGCCCTGCCGAACCGGTTCCGGATCGTGACGCAGACCTACGTCGCGGCGGCGATCTGCCTGCCGGTCGGCCTGGGGTTCGGCGTCGCGCTCGCCTTCGGGCTGCCGGAGGAGTGGCACGGCCGGCTGGTGGTCGCCCACATGGGCGCGAACCTGCTCGGCTGGATCGGGCTCACCGTGACCGGCACCCTGGTGACCTTCTGGCCCACCATGCTGCGCACCCGGATGGACGACCGCGCCGAGGTGCTCGCCCGCGAGGCGCTCCCCATCCAGCTGATCGGGCTCACCGTCCTGCTGGCCGGCGCGGTGGTCGGCTGGCGGCCGCTGGCGATCTCCGGGCTGCTCGTCTACGGGCTCGGGGTCGCCTGGTGGGGCCGGGCGCTCGTCCGGCCGCTGCGCGCGCACGGGCTGCGCGAGTTCGCGCCCGCCTCCGTCCTGGCCTCCCTGGTGTGGGCGGGCGTCGGCCTGATCTGGGTCGGCTGGCTGCTGGCGACCTCCCCGACGTGGGCCGGCGTCGCCGAGGTGATCCCGACGGTCGCGGGTCTGTTCGCGGTCGGGTTCGCCGCCCAGCTGCTCTCGGGCGCGCTGTCCTACCTGATCCCGTCGGTCATGGGCGGCGGGCCCTCGGTGGTGCGCGCCGGACGCGACTGGTTCGACCGGGGCGCCACCGTCCGGCTGATCGTCATCAACGGCGGCCTGCTGCTGTGGCTGCTGCCGGTGGCGTCCTGGGTCAAGGTGACCACCTCGAGCGTGGTGCTCGTGGCGCTGGCCGCCTTCATCCCGCTCCTGCTGGGCGGCGCGCGGGCGTCCGGGGCCGCGCGTCGCGCCCTGGCCGCCGGCGAGCCGCTGCCCGCGCCGGCCGAGCGGCCGTTCTTCTCGCTCAACCAGGTGATCGCGGGCGTGACGGCGCTCGTGTTGGCCGTGACCCTGGGCGTCGCGGCCGACCCCGCGGCGTCCGGCCTGCCGACCACGCAGGCGGCCACCGCCGGCAGCGGTGCCGTGGCGCCCACGGGGAACACGACCCGGGTCGAGGTCGTGGCCAAGGGCATGAGCTTCATCCCGAACTCCATCACGGTGCCCGCCGGGGATCGGCTCGTCATCGTGCTGCGCAGCGACCCGAGCAACACCCTGGAGCACGACCTGATCCTGCCCACGGGCCGCACGCCCCGCATCAAGGCGGGCGAGACCGCCGAACTGGACGCCGGCGTCATCACCGCGGACGTCCAGGGCTACTGCTCGGTCGCGGGGCACCGGCAGATGGGGATGACGCTCGACATCGTCGCCGAGGGCGCCCCGGCCGGGCACGGCGCCGGAGCCGCCCCGGGCGCGGGGGGCGCCACGCACCAGATGGGCGGCACCGGGACGGGCGAGGCGATCCCGGCCAACCCGGCCGAGACGCTGCAGCGCACGGTCGACCCCGTCCTGCCCCCGCTCACCGACGCCCGCGAGCACCAGATCACGCTGCGGGTCACCGAGGTGCCGCTCGAGGTGGCCCCGGGACTGTGGCAGACGCGCTGGACGTTCAACGGCGCGGGCGTCGGGCCCACGCTGCACGGACGCGTCGGGGACGTCTTCGAGATCACCCTGGTCAACGACGGCACGATCGGGCACTCGATCGACTTCCACGCGGGCGCGCTCGCGCCCGACAAGCCGATGCGCACCATCGCGCCGGGGGAGTCGCTGGTCTACCGGTTCACCGCCGAGCGCGCCGGGATCTGGATGTACCACTGCTCGACCATGCCGATGAGCACCCACATCGCGGCCGGGATGACCGGCGCGGTCGTCATCGAGCCCGACGGGCTCGACCCCGTGGACCACAGCTACGTGCTCGTCCAGTCGGAGGTCTTCCTGGCCAACGCGGCCACCGCGCCCGACCAGGCCCGCGAGATCGACTCGGACAAGGTCGTGGCCGAGAAGCCCGACCGCGTGGTGTTCAACGGCATCGCCAACCAGTACGACCTGTCCCGGTTCCAGGCGCGGGTGGGCGAGCGGGTGCGGTTCTGGGTGCTGGACGCCGGCCCCAACCGGGCCAGCGCCTTCCACATCGTGGGCGGCCAGTTCGACACCGTCTGGACCGAGGGCACCTACCTGCTGCGCCAGGGGAAGGCGGCCCTGGGCGGCACGGACGGCGGCTCGCAGGTGCTGCCGCTGCAGCCCGCCCAGGGCGGCTTCGTCGAACTGAGCTTCCCCGAGGCCGGCAACTACCCGGTCGTCTCGCACATCATGGTGGACGCCGAGCGCGGCGCCCACGGCTACGTGGAGGTCGCCCCGTGA
- a CDS encoding DUF2249 domain-containing protein: MSELPVVERPTCGCGHHDEDLPVLDARAIPHAIRHAAILGSLASLTPGGAMALVAPHDPLPLLAQIRDAYGDAIEVSYLQRGPESWTLKFARL; encoded by the coding sequence ATGAGCGAACTGCCCGTCGTCGAGCGCCCCACCTGCGGCTGCGGCCACCACGACGAGGACCTGCCCGTCCTGGACGCCCGCGCCATCCCGCACGCGATCCGGCACGCCGCCATCCTCGGCTCCCTCGCCTCCCTGACCCCGGGTGGCGCCATGGCGCTCGTCGCCCCGCACGACCCGCTGCCCCTGCTGGCGCAGATCCGCGACGCCTACGGCGACGCCATCGAGGTCAGCTACCTGCAGCGCGGCCCGGAGTCCTGGACCCTGAAGTTCGCCCGCCTCTGA
- a CDS encoding DMT family transporter encodes MTSPPPRALSARVGIVLLVVAGLSWGTSGVLGTLLVRASGLPFLSVAAYRILVGGLLLTGFALAGRRFRPPRTRAGILRIALLGGASAVFQLAFFSAVGAVGVSVATLVAIGSAPVFVLVVDLATGRQRLHPRLVAALACTAAGLALFMGTPPAGIDPAEALLGCGLAVVAGAAFASISLLGARPHPDFDDVTGTALAFGLGGLVVLVVAAASGGPIAFAPTPASVALVLLLGLIPSAVAYFAYLTGLKAHSSTTGVLVSLLEPVTGAVLAAVVLGERLPPAGLVGAGLLLAAVALVAWPPRGSAREVDAAGAGLGEGDQLGVGVPEVACTSPAWIAHTTPVWASAASRRGQVWSRMVRSATAGENPRSSSSRTAASGDGASVFAAPHSRPIARACAAESGDSSRWAATALTSST; translated from the coding sequence ATGACGAGCCCGCCCCCGCGCGCGCTGTCGGCGCGCGTCGGGATCGTGCTGCTCGTCGTCGCCGGGTTGTCGTGGGGGACCTCCGGGGTGCTGGGGACGCTGCTGGTGCGCGCGTCCGGCCTGCCGTTCCTGAGCGTCGCCGCCTACCGCATCCTGGTCGGGGGGCTGCTGCTGACGGGATTCGCCCTCGCCGGACGCCGGTTCAGGCCGCCGCGGACGCGCGCGGGGATCCTGCGGATCGCGCTGCTCGGCGGGGCGTCCGCGGTGTTCCAGCTCGCGTTCTTCAGCGCGGTCGGCGCGGTGGGGGTGTCGGTGGCGACCCTCGTGGCGATCGGGTCGGCGCCGGTGTTCGTGCTGGTGGTCGACCTCGCCACGGGGCGGCAGCGCCTGCACCCGCGCCTGGTGGCCGCGCTCGCGTGCACCGCGGCGGGCCTCGCGCTGTTCATGGGGACGCCGCCGGCGGGCATCGACCCGGCCGAGGCGCTGCTCGGCTGCGGGCTCGCGGTGGTCGCGGGGGCGGCGTTCGCGTCCATCAGTCTGCTCGGCGCCCGGCCGCACCCGGACTTCGACGACGTCACCGGGACGGCGCTGGCCTTCGGGCTGGGCGGCCTCGTGGTGCTGGTCGTCGCGGCGGCGTCCGGCGGCCCGATCGCCTTCGCCCCGACGCCGGCGTCCGTGGCGCTGGTGCTGCTGCTGGGCCTGATCCCCTCGGCGGTGGCCTACTTCGCGTACCTGACCGGTCTGAAGGCGCACAGTTCCACCACCGGCGTCCTGGTGTCGCTGCTCGAGCCGGTGACGGGCGCGGTGCTCGCCGCCGTCGTGCTGGGGGAGCGGCTGCCGCCCGCCGGGCTCGTCGGCGCGGGGTTGCTGCTGGCGGCGGTGGCGCTGGTGGCGTGGCCGCCGCGCGGCTCAGCGCGAGAGGTGGACGCAGCAGGCGCCGGGCTCGGCGAAGGGGATCAGCTCGGCGTCGGCGTCCCCGAGGTGGCCTGCACGAGCCCGGCGTGGATCGCGCACACGACCCCCGTGTGGGCCTCGGCGGCGTCCAGGAGGGGGCAGGTGTGGAGCCGGATGGTCCGGTCGGCGACGGCGGGGGAGAACCCCAGATCCTCGAGCAGCCGGACGGCCGCCTCGGGTGACGGCGCGTCGGTCTTCGCCGCGCCCCACTCGCGCCCGATCGCGCGGGCCTGCGCGGCGGAGTCCGGGGACTCGTCCAGGTGGGCGGCCACCGCGCTGACGAGTTCGACGTAG
- a CDS encoding SDR family NAD(P)-dependent oxidoreductase, translated as MDTTCRRYAGRTALITGAGSGIGAATALRLAAEGAAVTVADLDAAGARATVDAIRAAGGTAEAALFDACDPAAWDAIASEGAPLDVGVLNVGRNERARLTELADAAWHAQLRVSLDSVFLGARALLPRLDGGSLVITSSIHALQGFEGFPAYAAAKGAILSLTRQLAVDYAPGIRVNAVVPGAIETPLWGEYGREYRDRVARLAPLGRLGRPEEVAAAVAFLGSADAAFITGQSLVIDGGRTAGAQEWYASEAP; from the coding sequence ATGGACACGACCTGCCGGCGCTACGCCGGCCGCACCGCCCTCATCACCGGCGCCGGGTCCGGCATCGGGGCCGCCACCGCGCTTCGCCTGGCCGCCGAGGGCGCGGCCGTCACGGTCGCCGACCTGGACGCTGCGGGCGCCCGCGCGACGGTGGACGCGATCAGGGCGGCGGGCGGCACGGCCGAGGCCGCGCTGTTCGACGCCTGTGACCCCGCCGCATGGGACGCGATCGCCTCCGAGGGGGCACCGCTGGACGTCGGCGTCCTCAACGTCGGTCGGAACGAGCGCGCCCGCCTGACCGAGCTGGCGGACGCCGCCTGGCACGCGCAGCTGCGGGTCAGCCTCGACTCGGTGTTCCTCGGGGCCCGCGCACTGCTGCCCCGCCTGGACGGTGGCTCGCTGGTGATCACGTCGTCGATCCACGCGCTGCAGGGGTTCGAGGGCTTCCCCGCGTACGCGGCGGCGAAGGGCGCGATCCTCAGCCTGACCCGGCAGCTCGCGGTCGACTACGCCCCCGGCATCCGGGTCAACGCGGTGGTGCCGGGCGCGATCGAGACGCCGCTGTGGGGCGAGTACGGGCGGGAGTACCGCGACCGGGTCGCGCGGCTGGCACCGCTGGGACGCCTCGGCCGACCCGAGGAGGTTGCAGCCGCCGTGGCGTTCCTGGGAAGCGCGGACGCCGCCTTCATCACCGGGCAGTCGCTGGTGATCGACGGCGGGAGGACCGCCGGCGCCCAGGAGTGGTACGCCTCCGAAGCCCCGTGA
- a CDS encoding type I restriction-modification system subunit M — protein MSQLGGFIWGIADQLRGVYKPAQYGTATLPFLILRRMECVLADHRAEINALAATTPNDDLLAAKLRRDFGVHFWNRTDYTLASLLGDPENLRENVLDYVAGFSANVADIFEKFGFDKTVGKLVENDRLYLVVEAFAGIDLHPDRVSNADMGEVFEHLIFKFSTASNETAGEHFTPRDAIRLIVDLVLAPDDDVLATPGTIRSIYDPTAGTGGMLSVAEEAIWEMNDQAVVTLAGQELNDESYAVCKSDMIAKGQRVDAIRLGDTLRNDLHAGTTFDYCLSNPPYGGDWKAAAAVVRKESEKGGGRFDAGLPRISDGQMLFLQHLVSKMRPAQAGVANSGGRAGIVLNGSPLFTGGAGSGESEIRRWLIESDLVDCIVALPTNMFYNTGIATYVWILDNAKPAQRRGKIQLIDATARWTKLRKNLGSKNREIGEQDRAAIVELYEAFTDTEESKILEPADFGFWEITVEQPLRLRFEVTPEALEAVLEAKPVAKLNPADQQALRAALDALAGQTWTNRDAFVKALRNALTAQRITLAAPVIKAVWQAVGERDETADICTGPKGSIEADTDLRDTELVPFRDTIEDYFAREVTPHVPQAWIDHSKTKVGYEIPFTRLFYKYVPPRPLAEIDADLDQLAAEIIAMLQAVEG, from the coding sequence GTGAGTCAACTCGGCGGGTTCATCTGGGGCATCGCGGACCAGTTGCGGGGGGTGTACAAGCCGGCGCAGTACGGGACGGCGACGCTCCCGTTCCTGATCCTGCGCCGGATGGAGTGCGTGCTGGCCGACCACCGGGCGGAGATCAACGCTCTGGCCGCCACGACCCCCAACGATGACCTGCTGGCGGCCAAGCTGCGCCGCGACTTCGGGGTGCACTTCTGGAACCGGACCGACTACACGTTGGCGTCGCTGCTGGGTGACCCGGAGAACCTGCGGGAGAACGTGCTGGACTACGTGGCCGGGTTCTCGGCAAACGTGGCCGACATCTTCGAGAAGTTCGGCTTCGACAAGACGGTGGGCAAGCTGGTCGAGAACGATCGGCTGTACCTGGTCGTGGAGGCGTTCGCCGGTATCGATCTGCACCCGGATCGGGTTTCCAACGCCGACATGGGGGAGGTGTTCGAGCACTTGATCTTCAAGTTCTCCACCGCCTCCAACGAGACCGCCGGTGAGCACTTCACCCCGCGGGACGCGATCCGGCTGATCGTGGACCTGGTGCTGGCCCCCGATGATGACGTGCTGGCCACCCCGGGCACGATCCGCAGCATCTACGACCCGACCGCCGGGACCGGCGGCATGCTGAGCGTGGCCGAGGAAGCCATCTGGGAGATGAACGATCAGGCGGTCGTCACGTTGGCCGGGCAGGAACTCAACGACGAGTCGTATGCGGTGTGCAAGTCCGACATGATCGCCAAGGGGCAACGCGTCGACGCGATCCGCCTCGGGGACACGCTGCGCAACGACCTGCACGCGGGCACCACCTTCGACTACTGCCTGTCGAACCCGCCCTACGGTGGCGACTGGAAGGCCGCTGCGGCGGTGGTGCGCAAGGAGAGCGAGAAGGGTGGGGGCCGGTTCGACGCCGGGCTGCCGCGCATCTCCGACGGCCAGATGCTGTTCCTGCAGCACCTGGTCTCCAAGATGCGGCCCGCGCAGGCCGGGGTGGCCAACTCGGGCGGCCGGGCCGGGATCGTGCTGAACGGGTCGCCGCTGTTCACCGGTGGCGCCGGGTCGGGGGAGTCCGAGATTCGCCGGTGGCTGATCGAGTCCGACCTGGTGGACTGCATCGTCGCCCTGCCGACGAACATGTTCTACAACACCGGGATCGCCACCTACGTGTGGATCCTGGACAACGCCAAGCCGGCGCAGCGCCGCGGCAAGATCCAGCTGATCGACGCGACGGCCCGCTGGACGAAGCTGCGCAAGAACCTGGGCTCGAAGAACCGCGAGATCGGTGAGCAGGACCGGGCCGCGATCGTGGAACTGTACGAGGCGTTCACCGACACCGAGGAGTCGAAGATCCTCGAACCGGCCGACTTCGGGTTCTGGGAAATCACCGTCGAGCAGCCGCTGCGGCTCCGCTTCGAGGTGACCCCGGAGGCGCTCGAGGCAGTCCTGGAGGCCAAGCCCGTCGCCAAGCTGAACCCGGCCGACCAGCAGGCTCTACGGGCCGCCCTGGACGCCCTGGCGGGCCAAACGTGGACGAACCGGGACGCGTTCGTGAAGGCGCTGCGCAACGCGCTCACCGCGCAGCGGATCACCCTGGCCGCCCCGGTGATCAAGGCGGTGTGGCAGGCGGTCGGGGAGCGCGACGAGACCGCCGACATCTGCACCGGCCCCAAGGGCAGCATCGAAGCCGACACGGACCTGCGCGACACCGAACTGGTTCCGTTCCGCGACACGATCGAGGACTACTTCGCCCGCGAGGTCACCCCGCACGTGCCGCAGGCGTGGATCGACCACTCCAAGACGAAGGTGGGCTACGAGATCCCGTTCACCCGACTGTTCTACAAGTACGTCCCGCCGCGCCCGCTGGCCGAGATCGACGCCGACCTGGACCAGCTGGCCGCCGAGATCATCGCCATGCTGCAGGCGGTGGAGGGATGA